The proteins below are encoded in one region of Syntrophorhabdaceae bacterium:
- the panD gene encoding aspartate 1-decarboxylase, producing MERRMMKSKIHRATVTESNLDYEGSITIDSTLMEKANIIPYEQVDIYNVTNGERFSTYAIKGDPNSGVICINGAAAHKGRKGDIVIIVTYGTYGESELSAFEPRKVYVDGMNRIKPEGIKLAS from the coding sequence ATGGAGAGAAGGATGATGAAGTCCAAAATCCATCGGGCAACAGTAACGGAGAGCAACCTGGACTACGAGGGCAGCATCACTATAGACAGCACCCTGATGGAAAAGGCGAATATCATTCCCTATGAGCAGGTGGATATTTACAATGTGACGAACGGAGAGCGTTTTAGCACATATGCAATAAAGGGTGATCCCAATTCGGGCGTGATATGCATTAACGGGGCAGCGGCACATAAAGGGCGAAAAGGCGATATAGTTATTATCGTGACCTATGGAACCTATGGCGAAAGCGAGCTTTCCGCTTTCGAGCCGCGAAAAGTTTATGTCGACGGAATGAACCGAATAAAGCCTGAAGGTATTAAGCTGGCAAGCTGA
- the ilvB gene encoding biosynthetic-type acetolactate synthase large subunit: MRMKGAEIIVKSLERHGIDIVAGIPGGSNLPVYDALHGSGIRHILARHEQGAGFIAQGIARSTGRAAVCLATSGPGVMNLLTAIADAKLDSVPLVAITGQVPSTMIGTDAFQEVDTYGMTLNITKHNFMVKSARELLHVIPRAFKIAESGRKGPVVVDVPKDVQTGEVQFSEWPMAAEGREEAAPADPEKIEKIARMIQAAKRPLIYAGGGIIHGDAGPALLALARKSSIPVTLTLMGLGAFPPHDPLYIGMLGMHGAPYTNYVLDEADLILAFGVRFDDRAIGRVAEFCPRATIVHVDIDNSEIDKIKRSNLSLAADVREVIEQLLPLVEPAQRTSWIARVHQLKKSHPFVSPRSSDPLHPVNLLRRLSAMAESNAIIATDVGQHQMWVAQVYPFHQPRTLLTSGGLGTMGFGLPAAIGAALAHPDRQVICVSGDGSIQMNIQELATLADLGLNVTVLIMNNQHLGLVRQQQELFFEGNYIASRFERKLDFAAIGREFGIESVNLSGLEDPMSALERMLSMRGPCLIDAPTHFAENVFPMVPPGAANRDMIGPGTRSPAKDAPARKEREKRNMTKGR; the protein is encoded by the coding sequence ATGAGAATGAAGGGAGCTGAGATTATCGTGAAATCTTTGGAGAGGCACGGAATAGATATTGTGGCGGGCATACCGGGCGGATCGAACCTTCCCGTCTACGACGCTTTGCATGGGAGCGGCATCCGTCATATCTTGGCTCGCCACGAGCAGGGCGCCGGGTTTATCGCACAGGGGATCGCGCGCTCCACGGGGCGCGCCGCGGTCTGCCTCGCCACCTCGGGTCCGGGAGTCATGAACCTGCTTACCGCAATAGCCGATGCAAAGCTCGATTCAGTCCCCCTTGTGGCGATAACGGGACAGGTGCCGAGCACCATGATCGGTACCGACGCATTCCAGGAGGTGGACACCTATGGGATGACCCTCAACATTACAAAACATAATTTCATGGTGAAGAGCGCCCGGGAATTGCTCCACGTGATACCCAGGGCATTTAAAATAGCGGAAAGCGGAAGAAAAGGCCCCGTGGTGGTGGACGTGCCCAAAGACGTGCAGACTGGAGAGGTCCAATTCAGCGAATGGCCCATGGCGGCGGAAGGCCGGGAAGAGGCCGCACCCGCTGACCCGGAGAAGATAGAGAAGATAGCCCGCATGATCCAGGCCGCCAAAAGACCGCTCATTTATGCGGGTGGGGGCATCATACACGGAGATGCGGGACCGGCGCTGCTCGCCCTGGCGAGAAAGAGCTCCATTCCGGTGACCCTGACCCTTATGGGGCTCGGCGCCTTTCCTCCTCATGATCCCCTTTATATCGGCATGCTCGGGATGCACGGCGCCCCTTACACGAATTACGTCCTCGATGAGGCGGACCTGATCCTCGCCTTCGGGGTCCGTTTCGACGACAGGGCCATTGGGAGGGTCGCGGAGTTCTGCCCCCGGGCAACCATCGTCCATGTGGATATCGATAATTCGGAGATCGACAAAATCAAAAGGTCCAATCTTTCCCTCGCCGCCGACGTGAGGGAGGTAATAGAACAGCTCCTGCCGCTGGTCGAGCCCGCCCAAAGGACGTCGTGGATTGCACGGGTCCATCAATTAAAGAAGAGCCATCCCTTCGTCTCCCCCCGGTCTTCCGATCCCCTCCACCCGGTCAATCTCCTGCGCCGGTTGAGCGCCATGGCCGAGTCGAACGCGATTATCGCGACCGACGTGGGACAACATCAGATGTGGGTCGCCCAGGTCTATCCGTTTCATCAGCCGAGGACGCTCCTCACTTCAGGGGGCCTTGGCACCATGGGTTTCGGACTTCCCGCGGCAATAGGGGCGGCCCTCGCCCACCCCGACCGGCAGGTGATCTGCGTGAGCGGCGACGGCTCGATTCAAATGAACATACAGGAGCTTGCGACGCTGGCGGACCTGGGACTCAATGTCACGGTACTCATCATGAATAACCAGCACCTAGGCCTCGTGCGGCAGCAGCAGGAATTGTTCTTTGAGGGAAACTATATCGCGTCCAGATTTGAGCGGAAACTCGATTTTGCGGCCATAGGAAGAGAATTCGGCATAGAGAGCGTGAATCTCTCCGGCCTTGAAGACCCCATGAGCGCCTTGGAGCGGATGCTTTCAATGCGGGGGCCGTGCCTTATCGACGCGCCCACCCATTTCGCGGAAAACGTCTTTCCCATGGTGCCGCCGGGGGCAGCCAACAGGGATATGATAGGCCCGGGTACGAGGTCACCGGCGAAAGACGCTCCGGCTCGTAAAGAGAGGGAAAAGAGAAACATGACGAAGGGGCGGTAA
- a CDS encoding glutaredoxin family protein, whose product MGMNEVEGKDKERITLYTLTTCVWCKKTKQFFQDLGIGYRYTDVDLLEGEERDAVMEEVKRWNPDCSFPSIVIDKSTCIVGFNEARIREALGR is encoded by the coding sequence ATGGGAATGAACGAAGTCGAAGGAAAGGATAAAGAGCGGATCACCCTCTACACCCTGACCACATGCGTATGGTGCAAGAAGACTAAACAATTTTTTCAGGACCTCGGCATCGGCTACCGTTATACGGACGTTGATCTTCTCGAAGGAGAGGAGCGCGATGCCGTCATGGAGGAGGTGAAACGTTGGAACCCCGACTGCTCCTTTCCCTCGATTGTAATCGATAAATCAACATGCATCGTCGGATTCAACGAGGCCAGGATCAGGGAAGCTTTAGGACGGTAG
- a CDS encoding cold-shock protein has protein sequence MAKGTVKWFNESKGFGFITNEEGGDVFVHYSAIQGSGFKSLTEGQAVSFDVVDGPKGPHAANVQKV, from the coding sequence ATGGCAAAAGGGACTGTTAAATGGTTCAACGAGTCCAAGGGGTTCGGTTTCATCACCAATGAGGAAGGCGGCGATGTGTTTGTCCATTATTCTGCGATTCAGGGAAGCGGTTTTAAGTCCCTGACCGAAGGCCAGGCAGTAAGTTTCGACGTTGTCGACGGTCCCAAGGGGCCGCATGCCGCGAACGTACAAAAAGTCTGA
- a CDS encoding ferredoxin-thioredoxin reductase catalytic domain-containing protein has translation MAECIDPKEIDILYRELAADAAASGSHLNPDKEFARELLRGLIANEKRYGYRSCPCRLASGNKEEDLDIICPCDYRDADVGECGTCFCALYVSEAVSNGTGAPCSIPERRPAQRKGPAHGKGPSGYEMCGSRAYPVWRCRVCGYLCAREAPPERCPICKAREDRFEKFLQFP, from the coding sequence GTGGCCGAGTGCATTGATCCGAAAGAAATCGATATCCTTTACCGGGAATTGGCTGCCGACGCGGCAGCATCGGGTTCCCACCTGAACCCGGACAAGGAGTTCGCCCGGGAACTTCTCCGGGGACTGATCGCGAATGAGAAAAGATACGGCTACCGGTCCTGCCCCTGCAGGCTTGCCTCGGGGAATAAAGAGGAAGACCTCGATATTATCTGCCCCTGCGACTACAGGGACGCGGATGTGGGAGAGTGCGGCACGTGCTTCTGCGCCCTTTATGTCTCGGAGGCGGTAAGCAACGGAACAGGCGCCCCCTGCTCGATTCCCGAGAGGAGGCCGGCGCAAAGGAAGGGGCCGGCGCATGGCAAAGGACCTTCCGGTTATGAGATGTGCGGGTCTCGCGCCTATCCCGTGTGGAGATGCAGGGTGTGTGGCTACTTATGCGCCCGTGAAGCGCCCCCGGAGAGATGTCCCATCTGCAAAGCTCGGGAAGACCGTTTCGAGAAGTTCCTTCAGTTCCCATGA
- a CDS encoding SemiSWEET transporter gives MDYITIIGLTAGALTTVAFLPQVVKIRRSRSSGDISLLMISLQCSGVFMWLLYGIGIGSLPIIAANGVTFLLLCAALVLAIKHRQ, from the coding sequence ATGGATTATATCACTATCATCGGACTGACGGCAGGGGCCTTAACGACCGTGGCATTCCTCCCCCAAGTGGTCAAGATCCGGCGATCGAGATCATCCGGGGATATCTCTCTCCTTATGATAAGTCTCCAATGTTCAGGGGTGTTTATGTGGCTCCTTTACGGGATCGGTATCGGCTCTTTACCTATTATCGCGGCGAACGGTGTTACCTTCCTCCTCCTGTGCGCGGCCCTTGTTCTCGCCATAAAGCACCGGCAATAA
- a CDS encoding acetate uptake transporter, producing MEEKLANPAPLGLAGFGMTTMLLNIHNAGFFPIGTMILAMGIFYGGLAQIIAGILEYKKGNTFGTTAFTSYGLFWLTLVFIIVFKGLPGTSEAFMGWYLFVWGLFTFFMWFGTFGKNRVIQFVFLSLTVLFWLLAIRDWTGNATVGVIAGWEGIICGFSAFYLAMAEVLNETHGRTVLPIGEIAK from the coding sequence ATGGAAGAGAAACTTGCAAACCCCGCACCCCTCGGACTGGCAGGGTTCGGGATGACCACCATGCTCCTTAACATTCATAACGCCGGATTTTTCCCTATCGGCACCATGATCCTCGCCATGGGGATCTTTTACGGGGGCCTCGCCCAGATTATCGCCGGCATCCTGGAATATAAGAAAGGAAATACTTTCGGAACTACCGCGTTTACCTCTTACGGCCTTTTCTGGCTAACCCTCGTCTTTATCATCGTATTCAAGGGCCTTCCCGGGACTTCCGAGGCCTTCATGGGCTGGTATCTTTTCGTGTGGGGCCTTTTCACATTCTTCATGTGGTTCGGAACATTCGGCAAGAACCGGGTAATCCAGTTCGTCTTCCTGAGTCTCACGGTGCTCTTCTGGCTCCTGGCGATCAGGGACTGGACCGGCAACGCCACGGTGGGCGTAATCGCAGGATGGGAGGGCATAATCTGCGGCTTTTCCGCATTTTATCTCGCCATGGCCGAAGTGCTCAACGAGACCCATGGCCGCACGGTGTTGCCTATCGGAGAGATCGCAAAATAA
- a CDS encoding PAS domain S-box protein — protein MRESEENFAALLNATTDMAFLIDTNGTILAANENTAKVYGTTMERLLGSCVYDFIPAKPARRSMDQAYKAAHSMSAVRFQGMLRGRVFDNTIYPVFDEKGAVKRLAIYGRDITEAKKTEDALRITEEKYRNIFENATEGIFQISLGGRFISANPSLSRIHGYSSPEELITSVKSVARLFLHQEELRLLTQFVNREGRISNFETRTFHKDGSIQWISINARVVRGPGGKRLYYEGTMQDITERKQAEENLAESEERYRTAIESSNDGVAIIRADTHLYVNRRFVEMFGYDRADEVIGKSITIVVHPEDAAMVAEVNMRRQRGIAPLSRYEFRGITRSGKVIYIEVSATDTTYRGTPVNLVYLRDITERKLTEQALRQSHLELERLNRAKTKAVNHISHELKTPLAVVQGNIRILKKKFSGTPMGDAVRANIEILERNLERLFSISKQTDAIFRVSQELEAGVLLGDLDRLWQRMEDFRDIPPDVLGHWGQVKKWMSQYMSGSTLAFQSIDVYPFISSLVEKIKIKASHRNIRYVVEGENDLYVFMPPDVMSNVLEGLLKNAIENTPDGGLIRVGAEQKDEAIAIHVTDYGIGIAKENMQYLFDGLFDTRESDLYTSKQPYDFGAGGKGFDLLRIKMYGKRFGFDVSVQSYKCEHIPRDGDLCPGDVSRCSFCETAEDCTESGGTIFTVTFPLEAKRANEVWTG, from the coding sequence CTGAGGGAATCGGAGGAGAACTTCGCGGCCCTCCTCAATGCGACCACGGACATGGCCTTCCTTATCGATACGAATGGGACCATTCTCGCTGCCAATGAAAATACCGCCAAGGTCTACGGGACTACCATGGAGCGCCTCCTCGGCTCCTGTGTCTACGATTTCATACCCGCCAAGCCCGCCCGGCGGAGCATGGACCAGGCCTATAAGGCAGCCCATTCAATGTCCGCGGTGAGGTTTCAGGGGATGTTGAGGGGCAGGGTCTTCGATAATACCATCTATCCCGTCTTCGACGAGAAAGGAGCCGTCAAGAGACTTGCCATATACGGCAGGGATATCACGGAAGCCAAGAAAACCGAGGATGCCCTGCGGATAACGGAGGAGAAATACCGCAATATATTTGAGAATGCGACGGAGGGTATTTTTCAGATATCCCTCGGGGGACGCTTTATAAGCGCCAATCCGTCTCTTTCACGCATCCACGGGTACAGCTCCCCGGAAGAGCTGATCACTTCCGTAAAAAGCGTGGCGAGGCTTTTCCTCCATCAGGAGGAGCTCCGGCTGCTGACCCAATTCGTCAACAGGGAAGGACGGATCTCCAATTTCGAGACCCGGACCTTTCACAAGGATGGGAGCATTCAATGGATATCGATCAATGCGAGGGTCGTTCGAGGTCCGGGCGGAAAAAGGCTCTACTACGAAGGCACCATGCAGGATATCACCGAGCGTAAGCAGGCTGAGGAGAATCTCGCCGAGAGCGAGGAGAGGTACCGCACGGCGATCGAATCCTCCAATGACGGAGTGGCCATCATACGGGCAGATACGCACCTTTATGTGAACAGAAGGTTCGTGGAGATGTTCGGCTATGACCGCGCTGACGAGGTGATCGGAAAGTCTATCACCATCGTCGTCCATCCGGAGGATGCGGCCATGGTGGCAGAGGTAAATATGCGCAGGCAGAGGGGCATAGCCCCCCTTTCCCGTTATGAATTCCGGGGGATCACCCGGAGCGGAAAGGTGATATATATCGAAGTGTCGGCAACCGACACCACCTACCGCGGCACGCCGGTGAACCTCGTCTATCTCAGGGATATTACGGAAAGGAAATTGACCGAACAGGCGCTCCGCCAGTCCCACCTCGAGCTGGAAAGACTGAACCGGGCGAAGACAAAGGCCGTGAACCATATCTCTCACGAGCTCAAGACCCCGCTGGCCGTAGTCCAGGGCAATATCAGGATCCTCAAGAAGAAATTTTCGGGCACTCCCATGGGCGACGCAGTGCGGGCAAATATCGAGATCCTGGAGCGGAACCTCGAGAGACTATTCAGTATCTCCAAACAGACGGACGCGATTTTCCGGGTTTCTCAGGAGCTCGAAGCAGGAGTCCTGTTGGGCGATCTCGACCGATTATGGCAGCGCATGGAAGATTTCAGGGATATTCCCCCCGATGTCCTGGGTCACTGGGGGCAGGTCAAAAAATGGATGAGCCAGTACATGTCGGGAAGCACCCTCGCATTCCAGTCGATAGACGTCTATCCTTTCATCAGCTCCCTGGTCGAAAAAATAAAAATTAAAGCGAGTCACAGGAATATCAGGTATGTGGTGGAGGGAGAAAACGACCTCTATGTCTTTATGCCCCCCGATGTCATGAGTAACGTGCTCGAGGGCCTGCTCAAGAACGCCATAGAGAACACCCCTGACGGGGGACTCATAAGGGTGGGCGCGGAGCAGAAGGATGAGGCCATTGCCATCCATGTGACCGACTACGGCATCGGCATCGCGAAAGAGAACATGCAGTATCTCTTCGACGGTCTTTTCGATACCCGGGAGTCCGACCTCTACACCTCGAAGCAACCTTACGATTTCGGCGCGGGCGGCAAAGGGTTCGACCTCCTTCGCATCAAGATGTACGGCAAACGGTTCGGCTTTGACGTGTCGGTTCAAAGTTACAAGTGCGAGCATATTCCCCGCGACGGGGACCTCTGCCCCGGCGATGTCTCGCGCTGCAGTTTCTGCGAAACCGCCGAAGACTGCACGGAGAGTGGGGGCACGATCTTTACCGTCACCTTTCCCCTTGAGGCCAAGAGGGCGAACGAGGTGTGGACCGGCTGA
- a CDS encoding purine/pyrimidine permease produces MNLKYDLDDVPPRLHLLLFGLQWLAVSIPGIVILGKIVAGLHFLNMADQVIYLQKLCFVTGLALFSQLLWGHRLPLIAGPSTVLVIGVIASAASGLDAVYGSLAAGGTLLFLVSLAGVFGRIRKLFTTRVVACLLLLIALTLTPTIIRLLTAPVEGASIPANLSFAAGVVLLMLVLYRRLTGVWKATLVVWAMAGASVAHFVLFPHSGRAVETSSAPLLSLFFHRLTATISFEPGVLVSFLFCFFALSVNDVSSIESVSAILKIKDPRKRLDRGLAVTGAANIASGVLGVVGPVNFSLSPGVIMASGCASRFALIPAAAGLVLLSFSPYVVALMGSISPVVIGAMLIYILCYQVAAGLIAAFGSEETFTLESGLALGLPLLLGTIFSFMPPDAVHAFPPILRPLAGNGFVIGTITSLAMEHLVFPRGSRSS; encoded by the coding sequence ATGAATCTGAAGTACGATTTGGATGATGTCCCGCCCCGGCTTCACCTCCTGCTCTTCGGGCTGCAGTGGCTCGCGGTATCGATACCGGGGATCGTAATCCTCGGGAAGATCGTAGCCGGTCTCCATTTCCTCAATATGGCGGATCAGGTCATTTACCTTCAAAAGCTCTGTTTTGTCACGGGCCTCGCCCTCTTCTCTCAGCTTTTGTGGGGCCACAGGCTCCCTTTGATCGCCGGTCCCTCGACGGTGCTGGTGATCGGGGTAATCGCGAGCGCCGCCTCGGGTCTCGACGCGGTATACGGCTCTCTGGCTGCGGGAGGGACCCTCCTTTTTCTGGTAAGCCTCGCCGGTGTCTTCGGCCGCATCCGCAAGCTTTTCACCACCAGGGTGGTGGCCTGTCTCCTCCTCCTCATTGCCCTCACCCTCACTCCCACAATAATCCGCCTTCTCACCGCACCGGTTGAGGGCGCTTCGATCCCGGCAAATCTTTCTTTCGCCGCCGGTGTGGTGCTCCTCATGCTCGTTCTGTACCGCCGCCTCACCGGAGTATGGAAAGCTACCCTCGTGGTCTGGGCAATGGCGGGGGCAAGCGTCGCCCACTTTGTTCTCTTCCCCCATAGCGGCAGAGCGGTTGAGACAAGCTCTGCCCCCCTGCTCTCTCTGTTCTTTCACCGTCTTACCGCCACGATTTCCTTTGAGCCTGGCGTCCTCGTCTCCTTCCTCTTCTGTTTTTTTGCCCTATCGGTCAATGACGTCAGCTCGATTGAGTCAGTCTCGGCCATTCTCAAAATAAAGGACCCGCGAAAGAGGCTCGACCGCGGACTCGCCGTCACGGGCGCCGCAAATATCGCTTCCGGTGTTCTGGGCGTGGTGGGACCGGTCAACTTTTCGCTCAGTCCCGGGGTAATAATGGCGAGCGGCTGCGCCTCCAGGTTCGCCCTCATTCCCGCCGCCGCCGGGCTGGTTCTCCTTTCTTTCTCGCCCTATGTGGTAGCCTTGATGGGCTCGATTTCCCCGGTGGTGATTGGCGCCATGCTCATCTATATTCTCTGTTATCAGGTCGCCGCCGGGCTAATCGCCGCATTCGGCTCCGAAGAGACCTTTACGCTGGAGTCGGGCCTCGCCCTCGGCCTTCCGCTGCTTCTCGGTACGATATTTTCCTTCATGCCCCCGGACGCGGTGCATGCCTTTCCTCCCATCCTCCGACCTCTTGCGGGAAATGGATTCGTAATAGGCACCATCACCAGTCTGGCGATGGAACACCTTGTATTTCCAAGGGGTTCTCGCTCTTCATAA
- the panC gene encoding pantoate--beta-alanine ligase, protein MTPSPIINMQIIRTVRQMQSLAEELRKDKRIGFVPTMGYLHEGHLALVRKARELADIVVVSVFVNPIQFGPTEDLSRYPRDFDRDGLLLEKEKTDIIFYPEAADVYPEGYSTFVEVKGLEDYLCGKTRSGHFLGVATVVAKLFNMVKPHFAVFGQKDYQQLKVIEKMVRDLNMDLTIVPHPTVRENDGLAMSSRNTYLSPEEREEALLISASIRRAQELFKEGERNSAAIVTEVTGMLGSKGGLSVEYVSISDADTLEAVDTIKGKAVLAIACRVGKTRLIDNTILMEA, encoded by the coding sequence ATGACGCCCTCTCCTATCATTAACATGCAAATAATACGAACAGTCAGACAGATGCAGTCTTTGGCTGAAGAGCTGAGGAAAGACAAGCGTATCGGCTTTGTCCCTACTATGGGTTATCTTCATGAGGGGCATCTCGCCCTGGTCAGAAAGGCGAGGGAATTGGCCGATATCGTGGTGGTCAGTGTTTTCGTCAATCCCATCCAGTTTGGCCCGACGGAGGATCTGAGCAGGTACCCGAGGGATTTCGACCGTGATGGGTTGCTTCTCGAGAAAGAGAAGACGGATATTATCTTTTATCCCGAAGCCGCCGATGTGTATCCCGAAGGGTATTCGACCTTTGTGGAGGTGAAGGGGCTTGAGGATTACCTCTGCGGAAAGACGAGGTCAGGCCATTTTCTTGGAGTCGCCACGGTGGTGGCAAAACTGTTCAACATGGTCAAACCCCATTTCGCCGTCTTTGGACAGAAGGATTACCAGCAGCTTAAGGTCATCGAGAAGATGGTGAGAGACCTTAATATGGACCTCACCATAGTCCCTCATCCCACAGTGAGGGAGAATGACGGGCTCGCCATGAGTTCGAGAAATACATATTTGAGTCCCGAAGAACGGGAGGAAGCGCTTCTTATTTCGGCGTCGATCAGAAGGGCCCAGGAGCTTTTCAAAGAGGGGGAGCGTAACAGCGCAGCGATTGTAACGGAAGTGACCGGGATGTTGGGTTCAAAAGGGGGATTGAGTGTGGAGTACGTGAGTATCTCCGATGCCGACACGCTTGAGGCGGTCGATACGATCAAGGGCAAAGCGGTTCTCGCCATTGCCTGCCGTGTGGGCAAAACAAGATTAATAGACAACACAATTTTGATGGAGGCTTAA
- a CDS encoding ABC transporter substrate-binding protein codes for MSYLISTALLTCCALVAFMASAAVSYGGDKAPVIIGAFYNVTGGMGSIDGPGMEGAKLAAKIANARGGILGGRKVEIMAFDTKTDLKLASSSAATASRAAMTAAVGYGDSDFVLAAAPHFQARGIPFVTSGATDPTLPGRIGSRLFLAAFGDDDQASAVAEYGYQRLKARRIVLWTDRSTDFTRTLSRFFKERFILLGGKIVEEISFTSGDGKFKDLALKLKSLHPKADGLFAASLPGDAGTIIRQVREAGLSLPILSGDGFDTEFAVSVPGPKLANQVFFSTHMYRGDRSRRTQDFIQSYRSEYNKEPESAFAALGFDAVGLVIDAISRADSTETRLVAEALANTYGYEGVTGTISYVRRPGIPAKDVSILEIKNGVYELADVWKPLYRSTSLP; via the coding sequence ATGAGTTATCTGATTTCCACGGCTCTTCTTACATGTTGCGCCCTTGTCGCCTTTATGGCGTCTGCAGCCGTTTCCTATGGCGGGGATAAGGCTCCTGTGATAATCGGGGCGTTCTATAATGTCACGGGAGGCATGGGTTCGATCGACGGTCCCGGGATGGAAGGCGCGAAACTGGCCGCCAAGATCGCAAATGCACGGGGAGGCATTCTCGGAGGCCGCAAAGTGGAGATTATGGCCTTCGACACAAAGACCGATCTCAAACTTGCCTCCTCTTCAGCGGCAACTGCCTCCAGGGCCGCCATGACCGCTGCCGTGGGTTACGGCGACTCCGACTTCGTACTGGCCGCCGCGCCTCATTTTCAGGCAAGGGGCATACCCTTCGTCACATCCGGTGCGACCGATCCGACCCTGCCCGGCCGGATCGGGAGCAGGCTTTTTCTTGCTGCCTTCGGGGATGACGACCAGGCTTCCGCTGTTGCAGAATATGGATACCAACGACTGAAGGCGCGGCGGATCGTGCTCTGGACGGACAGGAGCACCGATTTTACCAGGACCCTCTCCCGCTTCTTTAAAGAGCGCTTTATCCTGCTGGGCGGGAAAATCGTGGAAGAAATCTCTTTCACGTCGGGGGACGGTAAATTCAAGGACCTCGCATTAAAACTCAAAAGTCTGCATCCCAAGGCGGACGGACTCTTCGCGGCAAGCTTACCCGGAGACGCCGGAACGATTATCAGGCAGGTAAGGGAAGCAGGCCTCAGCCTTCCCATCCTGAGTGGAGACGGATTCGACACGGAGTTCGCCGTCTCGGTTCCGGGCCCGAAGCTCGCCAATCAGGTTTTCTTCTCAACCCACATGTACCGCGGAGACAGAAGCCGACGAACGCAGGATTTCATACAGTCCTACCGGAGTGAATACAATAAGGAGCCCGAAAGTGCCTTTGCCGCTCTTGGGTTCGATGCAGTAGGCCTGGTTATAGATGCAATAAGCCGGGCGGATTCGACTGAAACCCGCCTCGTGGCGGAAGCCCTCGCCAACACCTATGGATATGAAGGCGTTACCGGCACCATCTCTTACGTACGCAGGCCGGGGATACCGGCGAAAGACGTCTCGATCCTCGAGATAAAAAATGGGGTGTACGAGCTTGCGGATGTGTGGAAACCTCTCTACCGCTCGACCTCTTTGCCGTAA